Proteins encoded together in one Astatotilapia calliptera chromosome 7, fAstCal1.2, whole genome shotgun sequence window:
- the s1pr3b gene encoding sphingosine 1-phosphate receptor 3: MINSQIQLHYNYTGKLANRPSSGASPGTVDTKTVVFLIVCSFIVLENLTVLVAIWRNHRFHNRMYFFIANLAMCDLLAGVAYLVNLLLSGEKTLQLSPALWFVREGSMFVALGASIFSLLAIAIERHLTMIKMRPYDANKNYRVFLLIGTCWLIAISLGALPILGWNCLNNLPDCSTILPLYTKKYVAFCITVFILLLSAIAILYARIYILVKSSSRKVSKHSSSEHAMSLLRTVIIVVGVFIACWTPLFVLLLVDVASEQRSPILYEAHWFIGLAVLNSAMNPVIYTLASREMRRAFLGLVCGFCYRAKASVNGSGNRQSLEPSRSRSKSWSSQNQQGSRQSEPERGQESDRGHGKVSVVAGASRGTAEAASDRED; encoded by the coding sequence ATGATCAACTCTCAGATCCAGCTCCACTACAACTACACAGGAAAGCTGGCCAACCGACCAAGCAGTGGCGCGAGCCCCGGCACTGTGGACACCAAAACCGTAGTTTTCCTCATCGTTTGCAGCTTCATCGTCTTGGAGAACCTCACAGTGCTTGTAGCCATATGGAGGAACCACAGGTTCCACAACCGCATGTACTTCTTCATCGCTAACCTGGCAATGTGCGACCTGCTGGCTGGAGTCGCTTACCTGGTCAACCTGCTCCTGTCTGGAGAGAAGACCCTGCAGCTCTCACCTGCTCTCTGGTTTGTGAGAGAGGGGAGCATGTTTGTAGCACTTGGAGCCTCCATTTTCAGTCTCCTGGCTATTGCTATAGAGAGACACCTTACTATGATCAAAATGAGGCCTTATGATGCGAACAAGAACTACAGGGTATTTCTGCTCATAGGGACCTGCTGGCTGATTGCTATATCTCTTGGAGCTTTGCCTATTCTGGGCTGGAACTGCCTGAATAACCTCCCTGATTGCTCTACAATCCTCCCTCTTTACACCAAGAAATATGTTGCTTTCTGCATCACGGTTTTCATACTTTTGCTCTCAGCCATAGCCATCCTGTATGCCCGCATCTACATCTTGGTCAAGTCCAGTAGCCGAAAGGTGAGCAAGCACAGCAGTTCAGAGCACGCCATGTCCCTACTGCGCACTGTCATCATTGTAGTTGGAGTTTTCATCGCTTGCTGGACTCCCCTCTTTGTCCTGCTCCTGGTGGATGTAGCGTCCGAGCAGAGGTCCCCCATTCTTTACGAAGCCCACTGGTTCATTGGGCTGGCGGTGCTCAACTCCGCGATGAACCCAGTCATCTACACTCTGGCCAGCCGCGAGATGAGGCGAGCTTTCCTGGGTCTAGTTTGCGGCTTTTGCTACAGGGCGAAGGCGTCTGTGAACGGAAGCGGAAACAGACAGTCCCTAGAGCCCAGCCGCAGCAGGAGCAAGTCGTGGAGCAGCCAGAACCAGCAGGGCTCCAGGCAGTCAGAGCCGGAGAGAGGACAGGAGTCAGACAGGGGCCACGGAAAGGTTTCAGTGGTGGCTGGAGCAAGCAGAGGTACTGCTGAGGCTGCGAGTGACAGAGAAGATTAA